From Blastochloris viridis, one genomic window encodes:
- a CDS encoding RimK family protein, which translates to MTGWVIIVDQPKDFRNADTPHKVITTSEYLARPRLFDSGRPKLINLSRSYNYQSQGYYASLLAEARGHRVMPTVETMLELREATLYEKALPELEDELNRCARKTGWQPASDQRLMVCFGLVADERFEAFGKLLFDWFRCPAIEVSLEPGTDANSWISIARLRARPITKLENGDARFFAEALHAHTRRDWRRPKARAVAKYDLAVLHDPQEKLPPSSTASIRHLARVAEKMSVSVQTITRRQLSDLAEYDALFIRETTSIDNHTYRFARLAVQQGMPVIDDPISMIRCTNKVYLMEKLGGHDVAMPPTLLLSGEDGELEQAIDELGLPLVVKIPDGSFSRGVVKVATPEELKRVTEHMFEDTDLVIAQKFMPTEYDWRVGVLGGEPLFACQYMMARGHWQILKHEPNGIAKEGGFRTLPVATAPPDVIDLAVRACRLIGNGLYGVDIKQTNGGIYVIEVNDNPNIEHGVEDAAEKDAVWQRLVGWFVKKLEG; encoded by the coding sequence ATGACCGGTTGGGTGATCATCGTCGATCAGCCCAAGGACTTCCGCAACGCCGACACGCCCCACAAGGTCATTACCACGAGCGAGTATCTCGCCCGACCGCGGCTGTTCGATTCAGGACGTCCGAAGCTCATCAATCTGTCGCGATCGTACAACTACCAGAGCCAGGGCTATTACGCCTCGCTGCTGGCGGAGGCGCGCGGCCACCGCGTGATGCCGACGGTCGAAACCATGCTCGAGCTGCGCGAGGCGACGCTGTATGAGAAGGCGCTGCCGGAGCTGGAGGACGAGCTGAACCGCTGTGCCCGCAAGACCGGCTGGCAGCCTGCCTCCGACCAGAGGCTGATGGTGTGCTTCGGCCTGGTCGCCGACGAGCGCTTCGAGGCGTTCGGCAAGCTGCTGTTCGACTGGTTCCGCTGCCCGGCGATCGAGGTGTCGCTGGAGCCGGGCACCGACGCCAACAGCTGGATTTCGATCGCGCGCCTGCGCGCCCGCCCCATCACCAAGCTGGAAAACGGCGACGCGCGGTTCTTCGCCGAGGCGCTGCACGCCCACACCAGGCGCGACTGGCGGCGGCCGAAGGCGCGCGCCGTCGCCAAGTACGATCTCGCCGTGCTGCACGACCCGCAGGAAAAGCTGCCGCCGAGTTCGACGGCCTCCATTCGCCACCTGGCCCGGGTGGCGGAGAAGATGTCGGTGTCGGTGCAGACCATCACCCGCCGCCAATTGTCCGACCTCGCCGAATACGACGCGCTGTTCATCCGCGAAACCACCTCGATCGACAACCACACCTACCGCTTCGCCCGGCTCGCGGTGCAGCAGGGCATGCCGGTCATCGACGACCCGATCTCGATGATCCGCTGCACCAACAAGGTCTACCTGATGGAGAAGCTCGGCGGGCACGACGTGGCGATGCCGCCGACGCTGCTGCTGTCGGGCGAGGACGGCGAGCTGGAACAGGCGATCGACGAGCTCGGCCTGCCGCTGGTGGTGAAGATCCCGGACGGCTCGTTCTCGCGCGGGGTGGTGAAGGTGGCGACGCCGGAGGAGCTGAAGCGCGTCACCGAGCACATGTTCGAGGACACCGACCTCGTCATCGCCCAGAAGTTCATGCCGACGGAATACGACTGGCGGGTCGGCGTGCTGGGCGGCGAGCCGCTGTTCGCCTGCCAATACATGATGGCGCGCGGCCACTGGCAGATCCTCAAGCACGAGCCGAACGGCATCGCCAAGGAAGGCGGCTTCCGCACCCTGCCGGTCGCCACCGCGCCGCCCGACGTCATCGACCTTGCGGTGCGCGCCTGCCGGCTGATCGGCAACGGCCTCTACGGCGTCGACATCAAGCAGACCAATGGCGGCATCTACGTCATCGAGGTCAACGACAACCCCAATATCGAGCACGGCGTCGAGGACGCCGCCGAAAAGGACGCGGTGTGGCAGCGCCTGGTCGGCTGGTTCGTCAAGAAGCTGGAGGGGTAG
- a CDS encoding DMT family transporter, which produces MAGIALMGAALACFCCLDTTAKWLGHHIDTALVVWARYASAFVLTILIVNPWTVPGLIRTRRPALQLGRSTLLFASTVCNFVALHYLRLDQTMSIVFTTPFFVVAMAGPLLGEWIGWKRWLAILVGFCGVLVITRPGVGEVHWAVGLSLAGAVAYALYNISTRVLASYDSALTTLFYSNLVGVLLASVPLPWLWSTPNDARVVTLMVAVGALGSVGHWLLILAHRKAPAGVLAPFIYAQLLGMVAMGYLVFGDVPDPWTLAGGTIVVASGLFLLMCERRPAPAETHPNLD; this is translated from the coding sequence TTGGCCGGCATCGCCCTGATGGGCGCTGCGCTCGCCTGTTTTTGCTGCCTCGACACCACCGCCAAATGGCTCGGCCACCACATCGACACCGCGCTGGTGGTGTGGGCGCGCTACGCCAGCGCCTTCGTCCTCACCATCCTGATCGTCAATCCATGGACGGTGCCGGGCCTGATCCGCACCCGCCGGCCAGCGCTGCAGCTCGGCCGCTCGACGCTGCTGTTCGCCTCCACCGTGTGCAATTTCGTCGCGCTGCACTACCTCCGGCTCGACCAGACCATGTCGATCGTGTTCACAACGCCGTTCTTCGTCGTGGCGATGGCCGGGCCGCTGCTCGGCGAGTGGATCGGCTGGAAGCGCTGGCTGGCGATCCTGGTCGGCTTCTGCGGCGTGCTGGTGATCACCCGCCCGGGCGTCGGCGAGGTCCATTGGGCGGTCGGGCTGTCGCTGGCGGGCGCGGTGGCCTACGCCCTCTACAACATCTCGACCCGAGTGCTGGCGAGCTACGATTCCGCCCTCACCACGCTGTTCTATTCCAACCTGGTCGGCGTCCTGCTGGCCTCCGTGCCGCTGCCCTGGCTGTGGTCGACGCCGAACGACGCCCGCGTCGTTACGCTGATGGTGGCGGTCGGTGCGCTCGGCAGCGTCGGCCACTGGCTGCTGATCCTCGCCCACCGCAAGGCCCCGGCCGGGGTGCTGGCGCCGTTCATCTACGCCCAGCTGCTCGGCATGGTGGCGATGGGCTATCTGGTGTTCGGCGACGTGCCCGACCCCTGGACCCTCGCCGGCGGCACCATCGTCGTCGCCTCCGGCCTGTTCCTGCTAATGTGCGAGCGTCGACCGGCACCGGCCGAAACACACCCGAATTTGGATTGA
- the rimI gene encoding ribosomal protein S18-alanine N-acetyltransferase: MTAADGAPTAPAAGIRTAKLDDLDALAALECRVFETDRLSRRSFRHFLSQDRDELLVAEVGGRIAGYALVLFRSGTALGRLYSIAVEPEAAGRGLGRRLLDAAETAAETRGCLFLRLEVREDNATAKALYRSAGYRQIARLADYYQDHEPALRLEKRLIAEVEAPLKPPPYFHQTTDFTCGPACMLMALAWDDRSLRPSRALELKLWRDSTTIFMTSGPGGCDPYGLAVTLKHRGLEPEVRVSHCGPYFLDGVRSPEKKDVMRLVQEGFREEAHELGIPDRGGAMTESDYAAVLNGEALALVLVSGYRMYRRKEPHWVLAFGRDDRHIFVHDPWFEAESRESILAAANLPIPAAEFHRMARFGRDNLRAAVLVRKGH; encoded by the coding sequence ATGACCGCAGCCGACGGCGCACCCACCGCGCCCGCCGCGGGCATCCGCACCGCCAAGCTGGACGACCTCGACGCCCTCGCTGCGCTGGAATGTCGCGTGTTCGAGACCGACCGGCTGTCGCGCCGCTCGTTCCGCCACTTCCTCAGCCAGGATCGCGACGAATTGCTGGTTGCCGAGGTCGGCGGCCGCATCGCCGGCTATGCGCTGGTGCTGTTCCGCAGCGGCACCGCGCTCGGCCGGCTCTATTCGATCGCGGTTGAGCCCGAGGCGGCCGGCCGCGGCCTTGGCCGCCGCCTGCTGGATGCCGCCGAGACCGCCGCCGAAACGCGCGGCTGCCTGTTCCTGCGGCTGGAAGTGCGCGAGGACAACGCCACCGCAAAGGCGCTGTACCGCTCCGCCGGCTATCGCCAGATCGCCCGCCTCGCCGACTATTACCAGGACCACGAACCGGCGCTGAGGCTGGAGAAACGGCTGATCGCGGAGGTCGAGGCGCCGCTCAAGCCGCCGCCTTACTTTCACCAAACCACCGACTTCACATGCGGTCCGGCGTGCATGCTGATGGCGCTCGCCTGGGACGACCGGTCGCTCCGCCCGAGCCGGGCGCTCGAACTCAAGCTGTGGCGCGATTCGACGACGATCTTCATGACGTCCGGCCCCGGCGGTTGCGATCCCTACGGCCTTGCGGTCACGCTGAAGCATCGCGGCCTTGAGCCGGAGGTGCGGGTATCCCATTGCGGCCCCTATTTCCTCGATGGCGTACGCTCGCCGGAGAAAAAGGACGTCATGCGCCTCGTGCAGGAAGGCTTCCGCGAGGAGGCGCACGAACTCGGCATTCCCGACCGCGGCGGCGCAATGACGGAAAGCGACTACGCCGCCGTGCTGAACGGCGAGGCACTCGCGCTGGTGCTCGTTTCCGGTTACCGCATGTACCGCCGCAAGGAACCGCATTGGGTTCTGGCGTTCGGCCGCGACGATCGCCACATCTTCGTCCACGATCCCTGGTTTGAAGCGGAGTCGCGCGAGAGCATTCTCGCCGCCGCCAACCTGCCGATTCCCGCCGCCGAATTCCACCGCATGGCGCGGTTCGGCCGCGACAATCTTCGCGCCGCGGTGTTGGTCCGAAAGGGACACTGA
- a CDS encoding MarR family winged helix-turn-helix transcriptional regulator, with the protein MKNAAAKDAHVKTVGYRLNHTARLQRARTAKLLTGLGLFPGQETVLKLLAEHDGRTMGDLAGALRVRPPTASKTIARLTAQGLVERRAVNGDGRLVRVHLTEPGRTRASAIDGIWHTLEQEMLEGLDGKDRKRLRKLLRRIEKNLAGRLGTDAHEDDADDDADDAPADRASE; encoded by the coding sequence ATGAAGAATGCCGCCGCCAAGGATGCTCACGTCAAGACGGTCGGCTACCGGCTGAACCACACCGCCCGGCTGCAACGGGCGCGCACGGCCAAGCTGCTGACCGGGCTCGGCTTGTTTCCCGGCCAGGAAACCGTGCTTAAGCTCTTGGCCGAGCATGACGGCCGCACCATGGGCGACCTCGCCGGCGCGCTCCGGGTCCGGCCGCCCACCGCCTCCAAGACCATCGCCCGCCTCACCGCGCAGGGGCTGGTCGAGCGCCGCGCCGTCAACGGCGACGGCCGCTTGGTGCGAGTCCATCTCACCGAGCCGGGGCGCACGCGCGCCAGCGCCATCGACGGCATCTGGCACACCCTTGAGCAGGAGATGCTGGAGGGCCTCGACGGCAAGGACCGCAAGCGCCTGCGCAAGCTGCTGCGCCGTATCGAGAAGAACCTCGCCGGCCGCCTCGGCACCGACGCGCACGAGGACGACGCCGACGACGACGCCGACGACGCGCCGGCCGACAGGGCGTCGGAATAG
- a CDS encoding creatininase family protein produces MPPRRRWLELSWTDLAAADAARWIAVLPLAAVEQHGPHLPLGTDAIIAEFYLARVEALLPDEVPAVLLPMATIGVSPEHLGFPGTLSVDAAAAVAGWIAVGEGLHRAGVRKLVIVTSHGGNVAAASLAAVELRARFGLFVVTCSWHKLGYPDRLFSADEVRFGIHGGEIETSLMLAARPELVRMAEARDFPSAAQAMEARFRRLRATSPVGFGWMAQDLNAEGVVGNAAAATADKGRAAAEFGARAFIELLRDVDAFDVAALTPGPLGGG; encoded by the coding sequence ATGCCGCCACGGCGCCGCTGGCTGGAGCTGAGCTGGACTGACCTTGCGGCCGCTGATGCCGCGCGCTGGATCGCGGTGCTGCCGCTGGCGGCGGTGGAGCAGCACGGGCCGCATCTGCCGCTCGGCACCGACGCAATCATCGCCGAGTTCTACCTGGCGCGGGTCGAGGCGCTGCTGCCGGACGAGGTGCCCGCCGTGCTATTGCCGATGGCGACGATCGGCGTCTCGCCCGAGCATCTCGGCTTTCCCGGCACCCTGAGCGTCGATGCCGCCGCCGCGGTGGCGGGGTGGATTGCGGTCGGCGAGGGGCTCCATCGTGCCGGGGTGCGCAAGCTGGTGATCGTCACCAGCCACGGCGGCAACGTCGCGGCGGCGAGCCTTGCGGCGGTCGAACTGCGGGCGCGGTTCGGCCTTTTCGTGGTGACGTGCTCCTGGCACAAGCTCGGCTATCCCGACCGGCTGTTCTCAGCCGATGAGGTGCGGTTCGGCATCCATGGCGGCGAGATCGAGACCTCGTTGATGCTGGCGGCGCGGCCGGAGCTGGTGCGCATGGCGGAGGCCCGCGATTTTCCGTCGGCGGCGCAGGCGATGGAGGCGCGGTTTCGGCGGCTGCGGGCGACCAGCCCGGTCGGCTTCGGCTGGATGGCGCAGGACCTCAATGCCGAGGGCGTGGTCGGCAACGCCGCCGCGGCGACCGCCGACAAGGGCCGCGCCGCCGCCGAGTTCGGCGCGCGCGCCTTCATCGAGCTGCTGCGCGACGTCGATGCGTTCGACGTTGCGGCGCTGACGCCGGGGCCGCTGGGCGGGGGATGA
- a CDS encoding 2-hydroxyacid dehydrogenase: protein MTDTPEILVPRPMMPTVTEQLGRRFRLHKLWESGDGALDAVAARVRGLATTAAGHPVDEALLAKLPKLEIISNFGVGYDHIDAAAAARHGVVVTYTPDVLTEEVADTALGLLLATVRRLPQADRYVRAGAWPKAHFPLSPSLRDRRIGIYGLGRIGRAIARRLDGFGVPLAYHSRTRHTDVPYPYHPDLASLAAAVDTLIVITPGGPDTKNSVNAAVLAALGPRGVLINVARGSVVDEPALIEALRAGTILAAGLDVFADEPNVPAELMAMDNVVLLPHVGSATLYTRQAMAQLTVDNLVSWFDDRGPLTPVPETPWPNPRRA from the coding sequence ATGACCGATACGCCCGAAATCCTGGTGCCCCGGCCGATGATGCCGACCGTGACCGAACAGCTCGGCCGCCGCTTCCGGCTGCACAAGCTGTGGGAGTCGGGCGACGGCGCGCTCGATGCCGTCGCCGCGCGGGTTCGCGGCCTGGCCACCACCGCCGCCGGCCATCCGGTTGACGAGGCGCTGCTGGCGAAGCTGCCCAAGCTTGAGATCATCTCCAATTTCGGCGTCGGCTACGACCATATCGACGCCGCGGCCGCCGCCCGCCACGGCGTGGTGGTGACCTACACCCCCGACGTCCTGACCGAGGAGGTCGCCGACACCGCACTCGGCCTGCTGCTGGCCACCGTGCGCCGGCTGCCACAGGCCGACCGCTACGTCCGCGCCGGCGCCTGGCCCAAGGCGCATTTCCCGCTCAGCCCGTCGCTGCGCGACCGCCGCATCGGCATCTACGGTCTCGGCCGCATCGGCCGCGCCATCGCCCGCCGGCTCGACGGCTTCGGCGTGCCGCTGGCCTATCACAGCCGCACCCGCCACACCGACGTGCCCTATCCCTACCATCCCGACCTTGCCTCGCTGGCGGCGGCGGTCGACACCCTGATCGTGATCACCCCCGGCGGCCCGGACACCAAGAACAGCGTCAACGCCGCCGTGCTCGCCGCGCTCGGCCCGCGCGGCGTCCTGATCAACGTTGCCCGCGGCTCGGTGGTCGACGAGCCGGCGCTGATCGAGGCGCTGAGAGCCGGCACCATTCTCGCCGCCGGCCTCGATGTGTTCGCCGACGAGCCCAACGTGCCGGCCGAGCTGATGGCGATGGACAATGTGGTGCTGCTGCCGCACGTCGGCTCGGCCACGCTCTACACCCGCCAGGCCATGGCGCAGCTCACCGTCGACAATCTGGTGAGCTGGTTCGACGACCGCGGACCGTTAACCCCGGTACCGGAAACGCCTTGGCCGAACCCGCGCCGGGCGTGA
- a CDS encoding protease inhibitor Inh/omp19 family protein gives MRAVLIPVTLMLALIGAGAATAETARPAKVPDEVRQLAGPFDLTDAEGHRRCALALEAKIQGTGFALGFDKPTCVGAMPFLATVTSWSRGPASAIRLLDGTGRVVAEFGETEDGLYEMARAGEGVFFLSRAGGTEPAGPTPAELTGTWSFARQPGRPICSVTLTEEPADGDSYRLTLAGTCDQTIKSFAPVSWRLDRADIVITSGQGDQVRFERTEDNIWRRVSDASRPLFLTR, from the coding sequence ATGCGCGCGGTTCTTATCCCAGTGACCCTGATGCTCGCGCTGATCGGAGCTGGGGCGGCGACGGCGGAAACGGCGCGGCCGGCGAAGGTACCCGACGAGGTTCGTCAACTGGCGGGCCCGTTCGATCTGACCGACGCCGAAGGCCACCGCCGCTGCGCGCTGGCGCTGGAGGCGAAAATCCAGGGCACCGGCTTCGCCCTCGGCTTCGACAAGCCGACCTGCGTCGGCGCGATGCCATTCCTCGCCACCGTCACCTCCTGGAGCCGCGGCCCGGCCAGCGCCATCCGGCTTCTCGACGGCACCGGCCGCGTCGTCGCCGAGTTCGGCGAGACCGAGGACGGCCTCTATGAGATGGCGCGCGCCGGAGAAGGCGTGTTCTTCCTGTCGCGGGCCGGCGGCACCGAGCCGGCCGGGCCGACGCCCGCCGAGCTGACCGGAACCTGGTCGTTCGCCCGCCAGCCGGGTCGGCCGATCTGCAGCGTGACATTGACCGAAGAGCCGGCCGACGGCGACAGTTACCGCCTGACCCTCGCCGGCACCTGCGACCAGACCATCAAGTCGTTTGCGCCGGTGTCGTGGCGGCTCGACCGCGCCGACATCGTGATTACCTCCGGGCAGGGCGATCAGGTGCGGTTCGAACGCACCGAGGACAACATCTGGCGCCGTGTTTCCGACGCCAGCCGGCCGCTGTTCCTGACCCGCTAG
- a CDS encoding L,D-transpeptidase, whose protein sequence is MLALVRVAACVLAIAAFSGQATAATSPAGRPVGPGPQLVDFDDSYEPGTLVVKTSERRLYLALGNGKAYRYRIAVGEPIRQWSGESWVSAKRVNPDWRPTPRMRNANPSLPSYVRGGAGNPLGVRALYLGWSEFRIHGTTKPSSIGTASSNGCFRMYNADVVDLYERVHVGAPVVVLR, encoded by the coding sequence ATGTTGGCGTTGGTTCGAGTTGCGGCGTGCGTGCTGGCGATTGCGGCGTTCTCCGGGCAGGCGACGGCGGCGACCTCGCCGGCCGGCCGCCCGGTCGGCCCCGGCCCGCAACTGGTTGATTTCGACGACTCCTATGAGCCCGGCACGCTGGTGGTGAAGACCTCCGAGCGCCGGCTCTATCTCGCGCTCGGCAACGGCAAGGCCTATCGCTACCGCATCGCGGTCGGCGAGCCGATCCGCCAGTGGTCGGGCGAAAGCTGGGTGTCGGCCAAGCGCGTCAACCCCGACTGGCGGCCGACGCCGCGCATGCGCAACGCCAATCCGTCGCTGCCGAGCTACGTGCGGGGCGGCGCCGGCAATCCTCTCGGCGTCCGCGCGCTTTATCTCGGCTGGAGCGAGTTCCGCATCCACGGCACCACCAAGCCGTCGTCGATCGGCACCGCGTCCTCCAACGGCTGTTTCCGCATGTACAATGCCGACGTGGTGGACCTCTACGAGCGCGTCCACGTCGGCGCGCCGGTGGTCGTTCTGCGGTGA
- a CDS encoding nickel/cobalt transporter: protein MRRRFLLAAAMAIVVLAAALPALAQGSPLGVGPKPPPPDGVVGWLLSVQAQFYRDLTQALRAARSDGSAAWGLVGLSFAYGVFHAAGPGHGKAVISAYLVANEATWRRGAVLSFASAMMQAVVAVGLVLASVAALRLTATQMSSAIRVVETASYAGIVGLGLWLAWSKGRALVATWRGTAAGCGPGCDHTAHLDPRELAKPGGFKRAAAAVVSVGARPCSGALLVLVFSAANGVLWLGVSATFAMALGTAVTVAAIAALAVFAKAAAVRLALASSGRADLVLRGLEFLAALAVAAFGAALLTGYMASERMVMF from the coding sequence GTGAGGCGGCGTTTCCTCCTTGCCGCAGCGATGGCGATCGTGGTGCTGGCGGCGGCGCTGCCGGCCCTGGCGCAGGGCTCGCCGCTCGGGGTCGGGCCGAAGCCGCCGCCGCCCGATGGCGTCGTCGGCTGGCTGCTTTCGGTCCAAGCCCAGTTCTACCGCGATCTGACCCAGGCGCTGCGGGCGGCGCGCAGCGATGGCTCCGCCGCGTGGGGGCTGGTCGGCCTCAGCTTCGCCTACGGCGTGTTCCATGCCGCCGGTCCCGGCCACGGCAAGGCGGTGATCTCGGCCTATCTCGTCGCCAACGAGGCGACGTGGCGGCGCGGCGCGGTACTGTCGTTCGCCTCGGCCATGATGCAGGCGGTGGTGGCGGTGGGCCTGGTGCTGGCATCGGTGGCGGCGCTGCGGCTGACGGCGACGCAAATGAGCTCGGCCATCCGCGTGGTCGAGACGGCCTCCTACGCCGGAATCGTCGGGCTCGGGCTGTGGCTGGCGTGGAGCAAGGGCCGGGCATTGGTCGCGACGTGGCGCGGCACCGCCGCCGGCTGCGGCCCCGGCTGCGACCACACCGCCCACCTCGACCCGCGCGAGTTGGCAAAACCGGGTGGCTTCAAGCGCGCCGCGGCCGCGGTGGTGTCGGTCGGGGCGCGGCCGTGCTCGGGGGCGCTGCTGGTGCTGGTGTTCTCGGCCGCCAACGGCGTGCTGTGGCTCGGGGTGTCGGCGACCTTCGCCATGGCGCTCGGCACGGCGGTGACGGTGGCGGCCATTGCCGCCCTGGCGGTGTTCGCCAAGGCGGCGGCGGTGAGGTTGGCGCTGGCCTCCAGCGGCCGCGCCGACCTTGTGCTGCGCGGACTGGAATTTCTCGCGGCGCTGGCGGTGGCGGCGTTCGGCGCAGCCCTGCTGACCGGCTACATGGCGTCCGAACGCATGGTGATGTTCTAA
- a CDS encoding 2-oxoacid:ferredoxin oxidoreductase subunit beta — MNEIARITDFDVKDYLRLHLMPHFMCPGCGHGIALRSLLWAVHDLGIDRNRLAIVSGIGCSGRVGAYIDANTYHTTHGRPLAFATGLKLARPDLTVVVIAGDGDCLAIGGNHLIHACRRNLDLTCLMLNNEIYGMTGGQVSPTTAATRVTSTTPSGNAEPTFDACKLADAAGASFVGREVTRQAPALKNLIKSAIEHDGFSFVEVMTDCTEIYGRKNDLGESPEMILSQKCDMVPDGLGNAPDQPFRPNPMATGILARHARPEYGRTYRDRAADLRAEKGR, encoded by the coding sequence ATGAACGAGATCGCCCGCATTACCGATTTCGACGTCAAGGACTACCTGCGGCTCCATTTGATGCCGCATTTCATGTGCCCGGGCTGCGGCCACGGCATCGCGCTGCGCTCGCTATTGTGGGCGGTGCACGACCTTGGCATCGACCGCAACCGGCTCGCGATCGTCTCCGGCATCGGCTGCTCGGGGCGGGTCGGCGCCTATATCGACGCCAACACCTACCACACCACCCACGGCCGGCCGCTGGCGTTCGCCACCGGGCTCAAGCTGGCGCGGCCCGACCTCACCGTGGTGGTGATCGCCGGCGACGGCGACTGCCTCGCCATCGGCGGCAACCACCTCATCCACGCCTGCCGCCGCAACCTCGACCTCACCTGCCTGATGCTCAACAACGAGATCTACGGCATGACCGGCGGCCAGGTGTCGCCGACCACCGCCGCGACGCGGGTGACCTCGACCACGCCGTCCGGCAACGCCGAGCCCACCTTTGATGCCTGCAAGCTGGCCGACGCCGCCGGCGCCAGCTTCGTCGGCCGCGAGGTGACGCGCCAAGCCCCGGCGCTGAAGAACCTCATCAAGTCGGCGATCGAGCACGACGGCTTCTCGTTCGTCGAGGTGATGACCGACTGCACCGAGATCTACGGTCGCAAGAACGACCTCGGCGAGTCGCCGGAGATGATCCTCAGCCAGAAGTGCGACATGGTGCCCGACGGCCTCGGCAACGCGCCCGACCAGCCGTTCCGGCCGAACCCGATGGCGACCGGCATCCTCGCCCGCCACGCCCGGCCCGAATACGGCCGCACCTACCGCGACCGCGCCGCAGACCTGCGCGCCGAAAAGGGACGCTGA
- a CDS encoding DUF1007 family protein, whose translation MSTALTSWKAALVAAGAVIALPATALAHPHVWVIATGELVYAAGALTGVRFAWEFDDMFSAFAIQGLDANNDGVYSREELAELATTNIESLKEFGYFTVATAGSRKITFTDPTDYHLEYRDNVLVLHFTLPVAKPQVTKSPLRLEVYDPTVLVAFAFAEAETPVALAGAPAGCAVAVERPKPLQPGQQFDISESFFNSLTSGSDFGLQFANRATVTCP comes from the coding sequence ATGTCGACGGCGTTGACGTCATGGAAGGCCGCGCTCGTGGCGGCGGGAGCCGTCATTGCGCTGCCGGCGACGGCGCTCGCGCATCCTCACGTCTGGGTGATCGCCACCGGCGAACTGGTCTATGCCGCGGGCGCGCTGACCGGCGTTCGCTTCGCCTGGGAATTCGACGACATGTTCTCGGCGTTCGCCATCCAGGGGCTCGACGCCAACAATGACGGCGTCTACTCCCGCGAGGAACTCGCCGAACTCGCCACCACCAATATCGAGTCGCTGAAGGAATTCGGCTACTTCACCGTTGCCACCGCCGGCTCGCGCAAGATCACCTTCACCGATCCGACCGACTATCATCTGGAGTACCGCGACAACGTCCTGGTGCTGCATTTCACCTTGCCGGTGGCAAAGCCCCAGGTGACGAAAAGCCCGCTGCGGCTTGAGGTCTACGATCCCACCGTTCTGGTCGCTTTTGCCTTTGCCGAGGCTGAGACGCCGGTGGCGCTGGCCGGCGCGCCGGCGGGCTGCGCGGTCGCGGTCGAGCGGCCCAAGCCGCTTCAGCCCGGCCAGCAGTTCGACATCTCGGAGTCGTTCTTCAACAGCCTCACCTCCGGCAGCGATTTCGGCCTGCAGTTTGCCAATCGCGCGACGGTGACATGCCCGTGA
- a CDS encoding 2-oxoacid:acceptor oxidoreductase family protein, translated as MAVTDRTELRLAGAGGQGLILGMQILFRALGLEGKRAAQSQSYEPTSRGGYCYSDLILSRDASDYPLVTGLDVIAALSQVGIERSLPFIKPGALVIVDERLVETPPTGPFKLHVLPLSERAAAIGSPKVANIIALGAMAKLSGVCGRDALEEAVRLETPPKFADLNLAALKEGFALDHLALADA; from the coding sequence ATGGCCGTGACGGATCGCACCGAACTCCGCCTCGCCGGCGCCGGCGGCCAGGGCCTCATCCTTGGCATGCAGATCCTGTTCCGCGCGCTGGGGCTGGAGGGCAAGCGCGCCGCCCAGTCGCAGAGCTATGAGCCGACCTCGCGCGGCGGCTACTGCTATTCCGACCTCATTTTGTCGCGCGATGCGTCCGACTATCCGCTGGTCACCGGGCTCGACGTCATCGCCGCGCTGTCGCAGGTCGGCATCGAGCGCTCGCTGCCCTTCATCAAGCCGGGCGCGCTGGTGATCGTGGACGAGCGGCTGGTCGAGACGCCGCCCACTGGGCCGTTCAAGCTCCACGTGCTGCCGCTCAGCGAGCGCGCGGCAGCGATCGGCTCGCCGAAGGTCGCCAACATCATCGCGCTCGGCGCGATGGCGAAGCTGTCGGGGGTGTGCGGCAGGGACGCGCTGGAAGAGGCGGTGCGGCTGGAGACGCCGCCGAAATTCGCCGACCTCAACCTCGCCGCGCTGAAGGAAGGCTTCGCGCTCGACCACCTCGCGCTGGCGGACGCGTAA